The nucleotide window TCCGGGGACGATCCGGTACAGGAGGAGGATCGTGGGAAGTCCCCACAGGACGCTCCAGACCCCCACGACGGTCAGGAACGGGCGCAGGAAGGAGCGTCGGGAGGGAGTGGCGTCCGGCATGGAGCAGGCCGTACCCGACGCCGGTGGGGCGGGGTCCGGTCGGAGGTCCCGGGGCCGGAGCCGGGGCGCCCGTCGTTTCGGGTAGGCGCGAGCGCCGCCGCGGACCGACCGAGGCCATCAACTTTGTAGATCAAAGTACTTGACATCACCCGGCGGTGATGCCAGCGTTCCGATTCCAGCCCGAGCTGCCTACCGCGGAGCCCGAACGCCATGAGCTCGCTCGTCGAACGCCTCTATCCGCTCCCGGCCACCCGACGCACGCCGCTGTCGTTGCTCGCGTGGTGGGAGTCGCGACGTCTCCTCTACAACCAGGTGGTGGGAGCCACCGGCCTGGTCACCCTGACGGGCCTGTTCATCGCCGTTCCCGACCGGGCGGACCTCTTCGCACCGCCGCTCCTCGGGGCGGTGATCGTCTACGGCCTCGCCGCCAACCTCTGCTACACGTTGGGGTGGGTGACGGAGGTGGCCGCCTGGGCACTCTGGGGCCGCGAGGCACCGCGCATGGGCCCGCTCCTCTTCCGGCAGGGACTGATCTTCGCGGCGGGGCTCACCCTCCTCCCGCTGCTCGTGGCCCTCTTCGTCCTGACCGTCCGCACGCTGCTCGTGGTCCTGGGGCTGGTGTTCTAGAGGACGGCCTGCTGTTCTCGCGCGTCGGGACGCGGACGTTCCGCCGGGCCCTGAGCAGGTCTCGGGGAGACGCTACGCAGCCGACTCCAGCAACAGGCGGGACGCCTGCTCCTGGAATCGGGCGATCGCCTCGTACACGCCGAACCCGACGCCGTCGGCGAACTGCTCCAGCTCGACCATGTGGTGGGTCAGGAAGACGAGGACGGAGCTGTCGGCGGGATCGGCCCGCCACCACCCTCCGAAACCGCCAGGCCAGCCGACGGCGCCCTCGCCTCCGCCGCAGGGGTGGAGGTTCGCCCTCTCGGCGTCGAGCACCACCGCGACTCCGAGACCGAAGCCGTGGCCCGAATCGAGAACGAACCCGGCCCTCGCCCGCTGGTCTTCGGTCAGGTGGTCTGTGACCATCCGTCCGAACGTCTCGGGACGGAGCAGCTGCAGACCGTCCACGGCGCCCGCCCCCACGAACATGCGCGCGAAGGTGAGGTAGTCGCGCGCCGTCGACCAGAGTCCCTGCCCGCCCGAAACGTAGGCCATCCCGGGAGGACGTTCAGCCAGGAAGGAGTCCCCCGGGCCCGTGAGGCGCACGCAGAGCCGGCCCGTGTCGTCGACACCGTGGGCAGAGGCTTGGCGCCCGCGCTTCTCCTGCGGGACGGTGAACCCCGTGTCCTTCATTCCGAGTGGGCCGAAGATCCGGCGCTCGAGCACCTCGCCCAGGGGAGCCCCCTCGATCCGCTCGAGGAGAAGGCCGAGGAGGTCCGTCGAGTGGCCGTAGTGGAAGGACGAACCCGGCTGGTCGATCAGCGGGAGCGCCGCGAGCCGCGCGATCCACTCGTCGGGGGGCACCTCGCTGTCGATGTCGCCGCCCAACGCCCCCCGATACGCCTCCGCGAGCGGACCGGGATGGAAATCTCCGTAGGTCAGCCCCGAGCGGTGCGTCAGAAGGTCTTCGAATGTGATCAGCCGGTTCGCGGGCACCGTATCGCCGAGCGCACCCGCCGTGGAGCGAAGGACGCGCATCCCGGAGAACTCCGGCGCCCAACGAACGATGGGGTCGGTCAACGCAAAGGCGCCCTCGTCGAGCAGCATGAGCGCCGCCGTGGATGTGACCGGCTTGGTCATCGAGGCGATCCGGAACAGCGTGTCCGGCTCCATGGGCCGCCTGGCTTCGAGGTCCCGCCAGCCCGCTGCCGTGGCCCCCAGCACCTGACCGTCCTTCCAGACCACCGCCTCCGCTCCAGCGATGTGGCCCACCTCGACGGCGTGACGGATCGTCGCTGCGATCCGGTCTTCGCTCATCGGCGTCTCATCCAACGGTCCTCAGCGCTCCGCGGCCAACAACGCGCAGCACCCGACGTCCTCGAGAACGCCCCACTTGATCATGTACTGGCGGCGCGTGCCTTCGTAGCGCATCCCGATCTTCTCCATCACCCGACGCGAGGCCGGATTGCGCACGAGGTACTGGGCCTGGACGCGGTTCAGATCCAGCACGTCGAACCCGAAGTCCAGCAGCGCGCGGGCTGCCCGCGTGGCGTAGCCGCGGTTCCAGAACGGGCGCCCGATCCAGTACCCGAGCTCACCGCGGCGGTGGAGCAGCTCCAGGTGCAGGCTCATGGTGCCGACGATCCCCGTCTCGGGCACCTCCACGGCGAGCGTGCAGAAGCTGCGCAGGTCCCACCCGGTGGTGTGGGTCAGGATCCACGCCTCGGCGGCGCCGTCCGGGTAGGGATGGGGCACGTTCAGCGTGGTGTCGGCCACCTCGAACGCGCCCGCGAGCCGCTGCACACGATCGGCGTCCTGTGGCACGAAGGGTCGCAGCGTGAGACCTTCGCCGTGCAGGGTGGGGAGAGGCATCGAGTCGGACCTCGATCGGATGTCTCGCCGGGTGCTGGCGCCGGCGATCAGGGCGCGAGGAGCGCGCGGACCTCGACACGTTCGACGCCGAGCGTGTCCCGCACCAGGCCCGCCACGCGGCTTCCGCGAACGTCCATCGGGCGGAAGCCGTCGGGGACCTGGACGCGGGCCAGCATCCCGCCGGTCCGACGGGCGATCCACCACGTTCCGCCAGCGAGGCTGCGGCCCAGCCAGTGGCTGTCGGCGACCGGGTCGTACGCCTTCAGCCAGAGTCGCCCCTGATCGTCGCTGAAGAGCGCCGAGACGGCCGGGATGGGGTCGAGGGGGGTGACGGCAGCGACCGCGTCCAGGTCGTCCGTGGTCAGGGCTCCGCGGTCGCCGGTCTCCGGGAGCTCTGCGGCGAGCCGTGCCAGGGCCTCCGCCACCGGCGGCCCGGTCAGGCCGTGGACGAGCGGTCCACGCCGCCCGCCGTCGGATCCCACCACTTCCAGGGCAGGACCCACGCCGTCCGTGAAGTAGAGCGCGTCGCCCGACACGGCTCCGACCAGGTGGGGAGAGAACGGGAGCGGCATGCTCGTGCGGGCGCCACCGGGTCGCTGGAACGCCACGCGCCGTATCCCCTGTGTCGGAGCCAGAACGGAGATCTGGCCCAGCCCGATCGCTACGCGCCCGAGGTCCATCCGGTCCGCGGAGACCGCATCCGGCCCGCGCGGTCCCTGCCGGATCCAGCCGACCGCTCCGCTTCCGTCGCCGAAGCGTCCGAGCCAGAGCTCGGCCGAGCCTCCCGGGGCGTGGACCGGCGTGGTCACGACCGGCGCACCGGGGTCCGGTGGGAAGAGCGTCAAGCGGGAGAGACGAGAGTCCCACGCCACCAGCGTGTCCGGGGAATACAGGTGGAGCGCGCTCAGCGACGCGAACTCGCCCGGGCCCTCACCGGCTCGGCCTCGCGTCGTGCGGAGGCGCCCGTCCGCGTCGAAGATCCGGATGCTGGAGCTGCCGCCGTCGGCTACGGCCACGCCCCCGTCCGGCAGGAGCCGCGCGTCCGCGACCCGCGACAGCAGCGTCTCGGACGGCCCGTCCACCGCGCCCACGGTCAGGAGCGGCTCGGACGCGACCCGCCATTCCGCCACGTCCGCCCGTGCGTCCGGACGTTCCCCGCCGGGCGCGCACGCCGAGAGGCAGGCGAGGAGGAGGGCGGCCCGGCCATCACAGGTCGGGCTCCACGATGACAGCTCCATGGGGCTGGCCTCCGGACAATGCCGGTCGAAGACGTCCGCGTACGGACCCGCGAGGTCCCGGGGAGGCACGGTGTGTGGCGCCGCTGCAGCGCGCAACCACCACGTTGACACCCGCCACGCCGCAGCCGGATACTGGCACGGTGGTCGTCGTTTCCCTCCATGCGTGATTGATGCGTTCGTCTCCGAAGGTCCTCGTCGTCGACCTGAACAACTTCGCGCGCTACCCCTCCATCGCCATCGGATATCTGGTCGCGGTCCTGCGTGAGGGAGGCTTCGAGGTGGAGCTGCTCGCTCCGCTCTCCACGGGCATCACCGGCGTCCCGCGCGAGCCCCGTCCGCCCTGGTGGGGCGCGCTCGACCGCGAGTTCCGGTACCGCACCGGGACGTCGCGCAGCCGGGCCGTCCAGCAGATGAGGACCTGGTACACGTCCCGGCGGGTCTCGAAGCTCGCGCGCTCGGGTGACGCGGTGGCGAGGGAGTTCTCCCGTCGCCTGGATTCCGGCGTCGACGCCGTGCTCGTCTCGACCTACCTGATGTATCATCCGCACTGCGTCGAGCTCGCGCGTCTGTGCGGCGAGCGGGATATCCCGTTCGTGCTCGGTGGTCCGTATTTCGCCGTGGCCGACGTCGCACGGGAGTGGGTGGGGATGCCCGGCCTGACCGCCCTGGTGGGCGGCGAGGTCGAGCCGCACCTCTGCGAGCTCGTGCGTCGGGTCATCGCGCGCGAATCCGTGGAGGACCTGCCCGGTGTGTGGCGCAGGGAGCCGTTGTCCCTGCACGCGCCGCCGCTGGCCGACCTGGACGCGGTGCCCTATCCGGACTACAGCGACTTCCCCTGGGATCGCTACCCGAACACGATCGTCCCCATCATCACGGGCCGGGGGTGCGGATGGGGGGTCTGCTCGTTCTGTGCGGACATCACCAGCACGGCCGGCCGCTCCTTCCGCAGCCGCAGCGTGGCGAACGTCCTCGGTGAGCTGGAGCATCAGCACGCGCGGCACGGCGCCCGCCTGTTCGTCTTCACGGATCTGAAGCTCAACTCCAGCGTGGACATGTGGCGTGGGGTGGTCGGTGGCATCCAGGCCGCCGTGCCCGGTGCCCGTTGGATCGGCGCCGTGCACGTCGGCACGCGCGGCCCCAACGGTCTGGACGCCGATGCGCTGCGTGCGGCCCGCGCGGCGGGCATGGTGCGCCTGACGACGGGCCTGGAGTCGGGGAGCCAACGGGTCCTGGACCGGATGGCGAAGGGCACGGATCTCACCGTGACCAGCCGCTTCCTGAAGGACGCCCGCGCGGCCGGCATCTCGGTGCGTACCACCATGTTCACCGGCTATCCGGGAGAGACGGCCGAAGACCTGCAGCGGACCGCGGACTTCCTGGAGGCGCACGCGGAGTGCCTGGAGCGCGTCCCCCTCTACCGCTTCACGCTGAACCACGGCACGCTGTTCGAACAGCAGCTACGCCGTCGCCCCGAGCAGTTCCCGACACTCACGCATCTACGCCCCGATCCGCGCGTAGCTGTGATCCCGCATCATTACACCGAGACGGAGGATCCCGCCTACCGGCGCGGCATCCGGCGGCTGCTCCGCGTGGTCCACCGCATCAATCGCAAGCCGTTGCTGCCTTCCGCGCGCGACTTCGAAGGCGTGATGTAACCGGTGCCGCCCCCTCACCGCTCGTCCCGCTGCATCCATTTCCCGACGTCGGGCGCGCGGAAGTCCACGACCCGGCGGACCAGCGCGGCCGCGTTCCCATCGACGAGCAGGAGATCGCGGTGGGCGGGCCGTACGAAGCCTTCCGCAACGGCCGTATCGAGGAAATCGGTCAGCGGACGCCAATAGCCGGCGACATCCAGCAGGCCGCAGCCCTTGCGATGGATGCCGAGCTGTGCCCAGGTCAGCACCTCGAACAGCTCCTCGAGGGTGCCCAGGCCCCCCGGGAGCGCGATGAAGCCGGAGGCGAGGTCCGACATCAGCGCTTTGCGCTGATGCATCGACTCCACCACCCGCAGCTCCGTCAACCGGTCGTGCGCCACCTCTTTGCGCACGAGCGCCTCCGGGATCACACCGATCACCGAGCCACCGCGGGCGAGCGCCCGGTCGGCCAGCGCGCCCATCAGCCCCACCTGGGAGCCGCCGTAGACGATCCCGTATCCGGCGTCCACGACGGCATCGGCCAGCGCGCGGGCGGCCGTCGCGTACTCCAGCCGGAGGCCGGGGTTGGAGCCGGCGAAGACACAGAGGTGGGGAGGCCCGTCGCTCACCGACCCGGACCTTCCGCAGGGATGGATCCGCCTGTGACGGACATGGGATCTCCAACGCCAGAGGGGAAGGCGACGACCGGATCACCGCCATGGGGTCCGGTCGGTGGAGGCTGTCATGCCCGGAGCCGTCCGGCAACCCGCCGGAGGCTCGCTGCACACTACCGCAGGGTGACGCCGAACCCGATCTCCGTATACCGATGCTCCGCTTCGCGCTGGAGCACGCCGTGCAGGGACGTCAGATCGTAGGTGCCCACGTTGTGGTTCGCGAACAGGGCGACCCCGATCAGGGGCGTCAGGGGAAGGGTGAGTCCGCCCCCGACCGTGTAGCCCACGCCCTTGCCGCTGGCCGTGACGACGGTGGCCGATTGCCCGACCTGCGTGTCCTCCATGCCCTGGCTGGCGATGGCGACGCCCACACCGCCGCGGACGAACGCATGCCAGGTCTGCCAGCTCAGGACGAGGGAGAGGTTGCCGAGCTGGTTGACGAGCGGCGTGGCCGCGGGCTCGGCGTCGCCTTCGCCCGCGACGACGGGCCCGGGGTGGCTGCGGCGCCAGACGCTGGCGTCCAGGCCCACACCGAAGCCGCCGCCGATGTACTTTCCGAGGCTCAGGTGGCCCGTGAAGCTGTCGGTGTTCTCGGGCGCGGAGCAGAAGGCGCAGGGGTCGCTGCGCTGCCCGTACCCGAGTCCGAGCGTCGCGAAGAACGGCAACCCGGGCGCGGCCACGGCCGCCGTGGAGTCGGCGCTGACTTGCGTCCCGGCTGCCGCCTGCGCCCCCAGGGGCAGCACGCTGTGCAGCAGCGCGGCCGAGACCAGCGCCGCGGCCAGCGCCGCCTGGAGCAGGAAGCGTCGGACCTGGGCGGAGGGGAGCCCGGCGTCCGGGGACGTAGCCGGGGCCGGAGCCGTTCGGGACCGTACCGGTGCGCGTGCGGGTTCCAGCATGCGATGACTCCCTGGTAGCGACGAGACGGGTCTCTCCCGGGAGGATCGGCGGCGCGTGGAGCCGGGTTGAGGCACGGCGCTGCGAATGCACCCTGGCCAGGCGGAGGAACGCGATGGTGAGGAGGACACGACTGCGGCAGAGCGCCGCGGCCGCGCTGCTGGAGGTGGGCAGCATCGTGTTCGCGGTCCTGATCGCGTTGGCGGCGGACGAGTGGCGCGAAGGTCGGCAACTCGAGGCGCAGGCCCGGCTGGCCCGAGCGGCGGTCGTCCACGAGCTACGTGCCAACCGGGACGAGCTCCGGTCGTCCCAGGAGTCCATCGACAGGACGTGGAACGCGCTGCGCAGCGCGGCGGATGCGTTCGCTGCCGGTGGGGAGCCGGACGGGCCGGTGCTGGACCTCTCGCTCCCGGATCTGTCCAGCGGAGCGTGGGAGGGCGCCCGCCTCGTCGCCGCGGGCGGCCGCTTCGACCTCGGGTGGCTGGTGCGCGTCGCGCAGCTCTACGAGAACCAGGAGCTCTACGAGGCGTTCCGTCTGGAGGTGCTGCGGACGCTGGGGGAGATGAGCGCTGCCAGCGTCGCAGAGGTCCTGCCGCGCGTGGCCGGCCAACTGGGGCTGCTCCGCCAGCTGCACGAGCAACTCCTCACGAGGTACGACGAACTGCTGGCCGCCGAAGGCTAGCGGTCCTTCTGGTCAGCCGCCGAACCGGCCCGGGATCCACTGGAGGCGGAGGACCGCGCCGAGGGCCCAGAGCGCCGCGCCGGTGACGACGCCGCCCAGCGTGGCCGCCCATGGACGAGCGCGGGCCTCGCGCAGCAGGAACGCCGCCACGAACACGCCGGAGGCGATCACGAACCCCGCGAGCCAGATCAGGACATAGTAGCCCAGGACCCAGCCGAGGTAGCGCAGCAGGTCGGCGCGGTCGCCCGGGC belongs to Gemmatimonadota bacterium and includes:
- a CDS encoding serine hydrolase domain-containing protein, whose product is MSEDRIAATIRHAVEVGHIAGAEAVVWKDGQVLGATAAGWRDLEARRPMEPDTLFRIASMTKPVTSTAALMLLDEGAFALTDPIVRWAPEFSGMRVLRSTAGALGDTVPANRLITFEDLLTHRSGLTYGDFHPGPLAEAYRGALGGDIDSEVPPDEWIARLAALPLIDQPGSSFHYGHSTDLLGLLLERIEGAPLGEVLERRIFGPLGMKDTGFTVPQEKRGRQASAHGVDDTGRLCVRLTGPGDSFLAERPPGMAYVSGGQGLWSTARDYLTFARMFVGAGAVDGLQLLRPETFGRMVTDHLTEDQRARAGFVLDSGHGFGLGVAVVLDAERANLHPCGGGEGAVGWPGGFGGWWRADPADSSVLVFLTHHMVELEQFADGVGFGVYEAIARFQEQASRLLLESAA
- a CDS encoding TIGR00730 family Rossman fold protein, which encodes MSDGPPHLCVFAGSNPGLRLEYATAARALADAVVDAGYGIVYGGSQVGLMGALADRALARGGSVIGVIPEALVRKEVAHDRLTELRVVESMHQRKALMSDLASGFIALPGGLGTLEELFEVLTWAQLGIHRKGCGLLDVAGYWRPLTDFLDTAVAEGFVRPAHRDLLLVDGNAAALVRRVVDFRAPDVGKWMQRDER
- a CDS encoding radical SAM protein, with the translated sequence MRSSPKVLVVDLNNFARYPSIAIGYLVAVLREGGFEVELLAPLSTGITGVPREPRPPWWGALDREFRYRTGTSRSRAVQQMRTWYTSRRVSKLARSGDAVAREFSRRLDSGVDAVLVSTYLMYHPHCVELARLCGERDIPFVLGGPYFAVADVAREWVGMPGLTALVGGEVEPHLCELVRRVIARESVEDLPGVWRREPLSLHAPPLADLDAVPYPDYSDFPWDRYPNTIVPIITGRGCGWGVCSFCADITSTAGRSFRSRSVANVLGELEHQHARHGARLFVFTDLKLNSSVDMWRGVVGGIQAAVPGARWIGAVHVGTRGPNGLDADALRAARAAGMVRLTTGLESGSQRVLDRMAKGTDLTVTSRFLKDARAAGISVRTTMFTGYPGETAEDLQRTADFLEAHAECLERVPLYRFTLNHGTLFEQQLRRRPEQFPTLTHLRPDPRVAVIPHHYTETEDPAYRRGIRRLLRVVHRINRKPLLPSARDFEGVM
- a CDS encoding GNAT family N-acetyltransferase, which encodes MPLPTLHGEGLTLRPFVPQDADRVQRLAGAFEVADTTLNVPHPYPDGAAEAWILTHTTGWDLRSFCTLAVEVPETGIVGTMSLHLELLHRRGELGYWIGRPFWNRGYATRAARALLDFGFDVLDLNRVQAQYLVRNPASRRVMEKIGMRYEGTRRQYMIKWGVLEDVGCCALLAAER
- a CDS encoding tripartite tricarboxylate transporter TctB family protein; protein product: MSRRLGRLLLLVGIGLLFGAAAWTARAFPFRARVFPMTVGGVGVLVTLAAFIREWMRDAGPETMAGPGDRADLLRYLGWVLGYYVLIWLAGFVIASGVFVAAFLLREARARPWAATLGGVVTGAALWALGAVLRLQWIPGRFGG